Proteins from one Candidatus Zixiibacteriota bacterium genomic window:
- the miaA gene encoding tRNA (adenosine(37)-N6)-dimethylallyltransferase MiaA: MPNSVANRWILPILTGPTGAGKTSVVVKFLEKHPEIPVISADSRQIYKFLNIGTDKPSADILGRYDFHLVDFVEPGHRYTAFDFVEDAERIIEEQLAEGRTPIICGGTGLYIKSLIEGIVEIPEDDFIIRERLENEAVEKGPKYLFEELERIDPIEAQKTHPHNIKRIIRALEIFHITGKSKSEIISIAAQKKRQYDFEVICLMPARDRLYDKINRRVDTMMEAGLPKEVKNLYETGLKEAVEKVNIIGYSELFRYFDGEIPLETAVNLIKQNTRRFAKRQITWFTGMDNIKLVTSLSETYRQLEEIWKGRN; the protein is encoded by the coding sequence ATGCCAAATTCGGTCGCAAATAGATGGATTTTGCCGATTCTGACCGGCCCCACCGGGGCGGGAAAGACCTCGGTGGTGGTGAAATTTCTGGAGAAACATCCCGAGATTCCGGTTATCTCGGCCGATTCAAGGCAGATTTACAAATTCCTGAATATCGGGACGGATAAGCCGTCGGCAGATATCCTCGGCCGGTATGATTTCCACTTGGTTGATTTTGTCGAGCCCGGCCATAGATACACAGCCTTCGATTTTGTGGAGGATGCCGAGAGAATTATAGAAGAGCAGTTGGCAGAAGGTCGGACTCCGATTATCTGCGGCGGTACGGGGTTGTATATCAAATCTCTTATTGAGGGTATCGTGGAGATACCCGAGGATGATTTTATCATCAGGGAGCGCCTGGAGAATGAAGCGGTGGAGAAAGGACCAAAGTATCTTTTTGAGGAACTGGAAAGAATCGATCCAATTGAGGCCCAAAAGACTCATCCGCATAACATCAAGAGGATAATCAGGGCGTTGGAAATCTTTCATATCACGGGCAAGTCGAAATCCGAGATAATTTCTATTGCGGCACAAAAAAAACGCCAATATGATTTTGAGGTAATTTGTCTGATGCCGGCCCGTGATAGACTGTATGATAAAATCAACAGACGGGTGGATACGATGATGGAGGCGGGTTTACCGAAAGAGGTTAAGAACCTGTATGAAACCGGTTTAAAGGAAGCCGTTGAGAAGGTAAATATTATCGGGTACAGTGAGTTATTCCGTTATTTCGATGGGGAAATACCACTGGAAACAGCGGTGAATCTAATCAAACAGAACACACGCAGGTTTGCCAAACGGCAGATAACCTGGTTTACGGGAATGGATAATATTAAACTGGTAACGTCATTATCAGAGACATACAGGCAATTGGAAGAAATATGGAAAGGCAGAAATTAA